A single Argentina anserina chromosome 7, drPotAnse1.1, whole genome shotgun sequence DNA region contains:
- the LOC126801815 gene encoding DNA-directed RNA polymerase V subunit 5C, which translates to MAAVASNDAVSGGRPGCVTSHVIGGSLESYRYYMSRRTVLEMLSDRGYSVPESELTRSLSEFQDAFGQNPDPERLSICASLRSNSKNKIVVIFCGTEEIRKASARAIYANLMNKDISSLMLVLQTKINCFARKELETYPYKVETFHISELLVNVTKHVLHPKYEILTAQEKKNLLSKYKLEDKKLPLMLETDAFARYYGLEKGQVVKITYRGGAVGALRTYRCIV; encoded by the exons ATGGCCGCCGTAGCTTCAAACGACGCCGTTTCAGGAGGCCGGCCGGGGTGTGTTACTAGCCACGTCATCGGAGGGAGCCTGGAGAGCTACAGGTACTACATGTCTCGCCGTACGGTGTTGGAGATGCTCAGCGACCGTGGCTACAGCGTCCCCGAGTCCGAGCTGACTCGCTCACTCAGTGAGTTCCAGGACGCGTTCGGTCAGAACCCTGACCCCGAACGCCTCTCCATCTGCGCCTCTCTCCGCTCCAATTCCAAGAACAAG ATTGTGGTCATCTTCTGTGGGACTGAAGAAATCAGAAAAGCGAGTGCTCGTGCTATTTATGCTAACCTGATGAACAAAGATATAAGCTCTCTCATGCTTGTGCTGCAAACTAAAATTAACTGCTTTGCTCGAAAGGAATTGGAAACCTATCCTTACAAAGTTGAAACTTTCCAT ATTTCTGAACTGCTGGTCAATGTTACAAAGCATGTTTTACATCCCAAGTATGAGATACTTACTgctcaagaaaagaaaaatctgCTCAGCAAGTACAAGTTGGAAGACAAGAAG cTCCCTCTCATGCTGGAAACTGATGCATTTGCACGCTACTATGGCTTGGAGAAAGGACAGGTGGTAAAGATTACTTACCGTGGTGGAGCTGTTGGTGCCCTCAGAACCTACCGTTGCATTGTCTGA